The window CCACGATGATCGGCGCATTGTTCTTCTCTTTCGCATGCAGAATGTGCTGCATGGATACCGGATGCGCCTCCGGTGGATTTGAGCCGATGAATATGAAACTCTTCGCGTGTCTCATATCGTTCAGGCTGTTGGTCATTGCTCCGTAACCCCAAGTATTGGCGACACCTGCCACCGTTGCGGAGTGTCAGATTCGGGCCTGGTGGTCGACGTTATTCGTCCCCCAGAAGGCTGCGAATTTACGGTGCTGGTATGCCATCTCGGTGGAGACCTTGGCACTACCGTTGAAGTGCAGTGCATCGGGACCATCATTCTCACGAATTTTGAGCAGCTTATCGCCGATCTCATTCATCGCCTGATCCCAACTGATGGTGGTCCACTTGCCGCCCACTTTTTTCATTGGGCTCTTGAGACGTTTCGGGCTGGTAACCATATCAATGGCACCGGCACCCTTACAACAGTGTGCACCACGGGAGACAGGATGATCAGCAGCGATATCCTGGCGTACCCAAACACCGTTTTGTACCTCAGCTTCAATACCACAACCAACAGAACAGTAGGTACAAATAGTCTGTACCTTCTTGGAACCTTCGTACTGGGCGGTCTTGCCTGCAGCATGCGCCTTACGGGTCATCTTGCTGGTCATTGACACGCCGGTCAGAGCCGCAGTTGCAGCAGAGATCTTCAGAAAAGATCGCCTCGCAACTTTCGGGTTCAAAGTCACCCTGCGACCAGTGCTGACCACACTGTCGCCTGAGGACTTCCTCAGTTTCATTCTGGCCATTTTTTGTTCTCCTTAAATGTCCTAACTTCGTTTCAAGCAGTTCACTTTCGTCTGCCGAACTGCTAAAACTCCCTGGCTATTATGAGCGCAACGTTTTGTAATACTTGTCGAAGTCTGCACTTTTGGTGTACAGCACTTCTTTGGAATCAACCCGGGCTTCAACCTGTTTGGCTTTGGCTGGCTTGATTGCGGCCGCTGCTCCCACAACCACAGCGCCGCCCGCCAGGATGTGTTTGAGGAATGAACGCCGCTTGTCCTGTTCCTGTTTCATAATTTTCCCTCCTTTGAGTTCGGGATGTTAAAGGTACCTTGCCTCCGCCATTTACCGGCAGAAGCGTGTTTTATGCCTGCGAAACATCTACCAGGCTTTTCTCAAGATCGAGGTAGCCGCATAACAGGCGGCAACACGATCTATAGAACTGAGCTGCTTCAACACCGTTGACCGCTTCACTAAACTCTTTGCTGAAAGGCACAAGGTAATTGGTCAGCAGCCGTCCCTGCAGCTGGCGGATAGAATCGCTGTCACTGTTTTTTTCTTCCTCGATGAGTCGGGCGAAGATGTCGAGCAACATCGGCAGAGAATCTTCACTGTCTACCACACCTTCTTCACGTTGGAGCTTGGCCTCGGCCAAAAGCTCTCTGAGCTCCACCAGGCTTTCACCGAAACTCCGGCCATCGAGATAATAGGATGCGAGAGTATTCACCTGGGACTTTGAAAAAGGGTTGGTAAATAACTCATAATATTCATTCTGAATGTCTGTGAGACTCATCCCGTTGACGCGCTCGTTGAGTTCGCGTACAGCGTTGTCAAACAGTGGGCTCACCTGCTCTCTGGCAAGAGCTGAGAACGTTCCACGCCAACGGCTCATGCATTCAGAGTCAGGTTCAGACTGATAAAAAGATTTCAGGAGATCCACAAAGAGCAGCCTCACCCGAAAGATTTCCCTGTTATTGGTTTCCATACTTATTCACCTTCGAAGAGATTGATAACTCTACAATCTTCACAGTATTCAAAATGGCTGGTATCGACCGACTCTTTGCTGGCAAGTATGCCCATCACCTTCTCAAATGTTTTCTTGCTGCCAAACACCTTGCCACAACGCTTACACTTCATAGGCTCGGCCTCGGCGATGGTCTGGGGTTCAAACCAGGTATCGTCCAGGGTAGCGCCCGGAGTGAGGCTCAGCACCTTTTCCGGACAGACCCGCACACAACCACCACAGCCTACACAGAGCGCTCCTTTAGAACGCAGAACCAACTGATCTTCATTGGTGGAAAGTGCCTGGATACGGCACATATTCAGACAGGCAAAACACTGGGTGCATCCTTCAGCGTTGCATGACACTGTCGCAAAAGGAAGCTGCGGATGCCCCTTGATACGGGCCTGACGACCGCTCTTTTCGGTAAGGTATTGAAGGATAACCGCCAGATTTTCACGACGATTGCCGGTAAAAGCTTCAGTAAATGTCTCTGCAAGGGGATAGTGAGCTGGCGCAAACTGCTTGCCGGTAAAATCGGAAACGTTAGAGATAACTACTGGTTCCGGCACCTCGCAGTAGGTCTTGATAAGCGAGGTCGCGAGAGTAGCCTGCCGCTTGAGGTCTTCAAAATGGGCCTGGTCTTCGTCTACCAACAGCACCATCCTGCCCGCCCCGAGAACATAGAGGGCAAGGAGATGGAACAGCGAAAGCGCCCTCACCTCATCATGACAAATATAGAGACAGTTCCCCTCAATCTCTGAACCACGCTGCCACCAGAGTTTATGTAAAGCTTTCTCACTGCCAAGCACAACTGTGCAACCAGCCTCAAGCCCTACTGTCTGCAGGTAATTAATAAACGACTCATCTGTGAAACGCTGATATTGCATAGCTCCGGTCGGGCACGTTGCTATACAACCACCACACTCTTCGCACTTCAGGCTATCAACCTTAATGCCGTTACCGGTAGCTTGTATCGCGCCGTGGGGACAACTCCCGATACACATGCCACAGCCATAACCGAGCTTACCACTGTATTGACAGATAGACGTGTCGCAGGTGACAACCTCATCTACCTGGCAGGAGTACTGGGTAGCCCAGAACTTCTCCAATTCCTGCTCTGTATAAATCCCGGCATAATTTTCAGGCAGGTCCACCTCAGTGCCATCCATAATCAGGATTGCCGGGATTCGCATCACACGACGCTCAGCGCCATAAACGTCGAGGGCATCATGCGGGCAAGCCTTTTCGCACTCTTTGCAAAAAGTGCACAGGGGGTAATCTATGAAAAGTTGCTCATCAAGACAGGACTCGGGGCATGCCTGACCACAGGCACCGCAGTAGGTACAGCGACCGCTGTTCACCGGCACCCGCACCGAGTATTCAATACTAAAACCATCTGCATCGCGTGAAAGCGCTATTTCTGTAGCGGTGGGAATCTCAGGATCAAAGCCTTTCAGTAGAATCGGCTCTACTTCCAGGACTCCACCGTAGGTATCTGCAAACTTTTTGATGGCTGCCACATCTGAACCAATCACACATAAACGTGGATCATGGTCGACGCTAAAGCTCCTGAAATTGACTGCTCTCAGCTTATCAAGCTCTGCCTGACCTATGCGGGAAAGCAGTTCTTCATCATGTCTCGCAAGATCAGCATTTATCTGTAATGTCGGCGACAGGGGGAAGCCCATGTTGGGAGTCACTGCAGGAAAGCCGCTGGCCAGAAGAATTGATTCCAGGCTATCAACTTCAAATGGGTGTCCAGGGCGGAGGTTGACTTCGGAACGCAGAAGTTCTGGTTGTGATCCACTCCGTTGGGTGAACAAATACATGGAAAAATTATCACTCATACGCTTTTCAAGACCCTTTTATGGTCGCTGACGCAGGCTTCCCCCTGCTGCCAACTTCTCTCGTAAAACCAAACAGTCAGGCAAAAACCACACCCAACCTGCTGGATTTTAATGAACAAACCGGTGTAGAAAGCACCGTTTGCACACCTGAATACTCAGTTTTGCGAGTGAGTATAAGGGAGTTAGCTCATTCTTGGTATCAGCCACTCCCCTTTTCTTGCGTAGGGATAATATTGAAGGGGCTGTAGGTTATTTGCCTACAATCTTGGTATCCGACTGGATAGTGTGAGATTTTTCGGTCCAGAGAACGGCCCGACGGGTGAGTTCTGCAGCATTCTTTATGAAGAGTTTCTGTTTAATTCTATCGCGATAAGTACCTATGGTTTTCACACCGAGGTTCATGCGTTCAGCAATCTCCCTGGTCGACAGACCGGTGCCGATCAAGCGAAACACCTCCAGCTCCCTGTCGGTGAGAACTTCTTCGGTAGGTGCCCCTTGAGTTGCCGGGTTGACATGAAGCTTATCCAGCAGGATGGCCATCATGTTGGCACTGACATGGATGCGGCCGCTGGAAATATTCCGTAGTGCGGAGATGACTGACTCGGAGGCCTCTTTTTTCATGATATAGCCTTTTGCCCCGGCACGAATTGCCCTCTCTGCCCAGACAGACTCATCATGCATGGAGAGCACGAGTACAGGAATAGGCCGGTCACTGGCAGTAATTTCCTTCACCAGGTCCAGACCGTTTTCTTTCGCCAGGGTTATGTCAATAATTGCCATATCCGGTTCATGCTCGCACAAAGCTTTCCGAGCCTCACCAATATCTTCCGCCACTGCACAGACAGAAAAATCTTTTTCCTGGTTCAGCAGTTCTGCCATTCCCATTCTGAATATCGGGTGATCGTCGACTATCAGTATTTTGGACATTAACTGTGTACCTCTCCGGAAATTGATATAATTGTTCCACCCTGCAAATCAGACTTGATGTTCAATTCAGCACCAATAGCCTTGGCCCGGTACTGCATGGTATGACAGCCAAGCCCTTTTCTTGTGCTCGAAACATCGAAACCGCTACCGTCATCTACGATACGCACTGTGAAGTTATCCGACCATGTTCGCATGAAAATTCCTATATTATCAGGTCGTCCATGACGAGCTGCGTTAAAAACCGCTTCCCGGATAATATAATAAACATGGGTCGCCACCGCATTATCAACCCACTCACGACCACCTTCAAACGAATAGGTACACTGCACCCGGAAGAGATTTTCCACTTCATTTACCAACTCTTCAACCGCTGCCTCCAGTCCATGCTCAATAACATGGGCCGGATAGAGCCCCTGAGCCAGCCTTCGTGTCTTTTCAATCGCATCCCTGATCAAGCCGCGAATTGAACCCATCTGCTCTGCCTTTTCAGGGTCATCCTGCTCCAGCTTCTGCTGCAGTACCTTGCTGAGCAGTTCGATGCCGGTGAGATGGGAACCGAGATCGTCATGCAGATCACGGCCGATGTTCGATCGTTCTTCCTCGCTGACCGCAATAATCTGCCGCTCAAGCCTCGCCATTTCTTCCTCTGAGCAGGTCTTCAGAACATGGAGCCACATTCCTTCAAGCAGCATTTTCACCTGGCGAACGTCGCTGTTGTCATACTTTGTACTGTTATTGCAGACACCGGCTATCATGACAATCTTGCCATCACTATGGACTGGGATGTCCATGTGCCGGTTGATCTCCCGCAGGTATGGAAAAATATCATCTTCTTTATTACACGTTGCATAATCGTTGCAGATAACTTCTCCACCATACATCACTGCCGCTCCGGCAAGACCGGCCTTGAAGGTCGATCTTGATATGCTCATGTGCTGCTCACGAAGTTTGATATCCCGCTCTTCAGCCACAGCCAGGGAGCAGAGGGTAATATGGGTATGGGTTGAGTTTACCATCGCCAGGTAGCCCTCTTCACTACGGGTTATCTGCACTATTCTTCTCAAGACAAAGTCATATTT of the Desulfosediminicola ganghwensis genome contains:
- a CDS encoding 4Fe-4S binding protein codes for the protein MSDNFSMYLFTQRSGSQPELLRSEVNLRPGHPFEVDSLESILLASGFPAVTPNMGFPLSPTLQINADLARHDEELLSRIGQAELDKLRAVNFRSFSVDHDPRLCVIGSDVAAIKKFADTYGGVLEVEPILLKGFDPEIPTATEIALSRDADGFSIEYSVRVPVNSGRCTYCGACGQACPESCLDEQLFIDYPLCTFCKECEKACPHDALDVYGAERRVMRIPAILIMDGTEVDLPENYAGIYTEQELEKFWATQYSCQVDEVVTCDTSICQYSGKLGYGCGMCIGSCPHGAIQATGNGIKVDSLKCEECGGCIATCPTGAMQYQRFTDESFINYLQTVGLEAGCTVVLGSEKALHKLWWQRGSEIEGNCLYICHDEVRALSLFHLLALYVLGAGRMVLLVDEDQAHFEDLKRQATLATSLIKTYCEVPEPVVISNVSDFTGKQFAPAHYPLAETFTEAFTGNRRENLAVILQYLTEKSGRQARIKGHPQLPFATVSCNAEGCTQCFACLNMCRIQALSTNEDQLVLRSKGALCVGCGGCVRVCPEKVLSLTPGATLDDTWFEPQTIAEAEPMKCKRCGKVFGSKKTFEKVMGILASKESVDTSHFEYCEDCRVINLFEGE
- a CDS encoding response regulator transcription factor, with the protein product MSKILIVDDHPIFRMGMAELLNQEKDFSVCAVAEDIGEARKALCEHEPDMAIIDITLAKENGLDLVKEITASDRPIPVLVLSMHDESVWAERAIRAGAKGYIMKKEASESVISALRNISSGRIHVSANMMAILLDKLHVNPATQGAPTEEVLTDRELEVFRLIGTGLSTREIAERMNLGVKTIGTYRDRIKQKLFIKNAAELTRRAVLWTEKSHTIQSDTKIVGK
- a CDS encoding twin-arginine translocation signal domain-containing protein, with translation MKQEQDKRRSFLKHILAGGAVVVGAAAAIKPAKAKQVEARVDSKEVLYTKSADFDKYYKTLRS
- a CDS encoding TorD/DmsD family molecular chaperone — encoded protein: METNNREIFRVRLLFVDLLKSFYQSEPDSECMSRWRGTFSALAREQVSPLFDNAVRELNERVNGMSLTDIQNEYYELFTNPFSKSQVNTLASYYLDGRSFGESLVELRELLAEAKLQREEGVVDSEDSLPMLLDIFARLIEEEKNSDSDSIRQLQGRLLTNYLVPFSKEFSEAVNGVEAAQFYRSCCRLLCGYLDLEKSLVDVSQA